The sequence CGCGGGCGGCCCCAACCCGGCCCCCGGGGTCTGCTCCAACGGCTCCGCCGACGAGCGCTTCACGCTCAACGCGGACGGGACACTCCACTACAAGTCGGGCGACAGCCCGGCCGGAAACCCCGAGGGCGACCTCAGGCGCAGCCCCTGAGACCCGCGCGCCAAGCCCCAGGGCTTGGCGCGTCAGGCCCTGGCGTAGGCTGGATCGGTCCGGACCTTGACACAGACACACCGCCGAAAGGTGACTCACCGGTGACCGACCAGGCCGTTCTCCAGTCTGTCCTCGACCGCGCCGCCGCGGGGGGCCGGATCACCAAGGAAGAGGCGCTCGACCTCTACCGCCACGCGCCGCTGCACGCGCTGGGCCAGGCGGCCGACGCCGTGCGCCGCCGCCGCTACGCCGGTACCGAGCACATCGCGACGTACATCATCGAGCGGAACATCAACTACACCAACGTGTGCGTCACGGCGTGCAAGTTCTGCGCCTTCTACGCGGCCCCCAAGGACGCGAAGAAGGGCTGGTCCCGCGACCTCGACGACATCCTGCGCCGCTGCGCGGAGACCGTCGAGCTGGGTGGCACCCAGATCATGTTCCAGGGCGGACACCACCCGGACTACGGCGTCGAGTACTACGAGCACCACTTCAGCGCCATCAAGAAGGACTTCCCGCAGCTGGTCATCCACTCCCTCGGCGCGTCCGAGGTCGAGCACATGGCCCGCATCTCGGGCGTCTCGGCGGAGGAGGCCATCCAGCGCATCCACGCCGCCGGCCTCGACTCCTTCGCGGGCGCCGGCGCCGAGCTGCTGCCGGAGCGGCCGCGTACGGCGATCGCCCCGCTCAAGGAGTCCGGCGAGCGCTGGCTGGAGATCATGGAGATCGCCCACAAGCTGGGCGTGGAGTCCACCTCCACCATGCTGATGGGCACCGGCGAGACCAACGCCGAGCGCATCGAGCACATCGCGATGATCCGGGACACCCAGGACCGTACGGGCGGCTTCCGCGCCTTCATCCCGTACACCTACCAGCCCGAGAACAACCGCCTCAAGGGCCGGACGCAGGCGACGATCTTCGAGTACCTGCGCATGATCGCGATCGCGCGTCTCTTCCTCGACAACATCGCCCACATCCAAGGCTCCTGGCTGACCGTCGGCAAGGAGGCGGGTCAGCTCTCGCTGCACTACGGCGCCGACGACCTCGGATCGATCATGCTGGAGGAGAACGTCGTCTCCTCGGCCGGTGCCAAGCACCGCTCCAACCGCCAGGAGATCATCGACCTGATCCGCAAGGCGGGCCGCACCCCGGCGCAGCGCGCGACCACGTACGAGCACCTGCTCGTGCACGACGACCCGGCGAACGACCCGGTCGACGAGCGGGTGGTCTCGCACATCTCCTCCACCGCCATCGAGGGCGGCACGGCGCACCCCGAGCTGAAGCTCATCTCCACGAACTGACGACGCCCGCCGACCGATGTTGACGCTGCACACCGCCGAACTCCTGGTCATAGGTCCGGGGTCCGCGCCGCTGACGGGCGGCGCGGTCCTCGTCGACGGCGACCGGATAGCCCGCGTCGGGCCGTACGAGGAGGTCGCCGCGGCCCACCCGCACGCCCGGACCCGCCGCTGGCCCGGGGTGATCACCCCGGGGCTGGTGGTGCGCGGGGCGGACGAGCTGCTGGAGCGCACGTACTACCCGGACGACCCGTACGAGGTCACCGAGCTCGGCGCCGACCCGATCCGGGGCGCGGCGGCGCTGGACGCGCTGAAGATGACCGAGCCGCGGTGGGGGCACAGTGCCCGGCGCGGTACGCAGCGGCTGCTGGCCCGCGGGGTGGTGGCGGTCTGCGGCCGCTTCACGATCCCGGCGGTACGCACGGCGGTGTCCCGGTCCGGGCTCGCGATCCTGCCGCCGGCCGCCTACGAGGGGCTGCCCGACCTGGATCCCTTCGCCGGGCGGGACGCTGCGGCGCAGGCCTTCCACGGCATCCTGGAGGCGGGGGTTCCGGCACGGTTCGCGGCCTTCGCGGTGGCGGACGAGGCCGAGTTGCTGGAGCGGGGTGCGACCACGTGCGTGGCCACGGTCATCGGGGGACGGCTGCTCCACCGCCGTCGCTGAGCCCGATCCGGTCGCAGGACCCGACGGCATCGGCGGCGCGTCGGGTGTCCTCCCGGGCGAGGGCGGCCAGCAGGCAGGCCTGCAGGCGGCTGATGCCGCCGAGCTTGGCCCGTATGTTCACCACGTGGAACTTGACGGTGCTGACGGAGAGCTGGAGCTCGACGGCGAGTTCCCGGTTGGAGGCGCCGGTGGCCAGGCACAGGAACACGGCCGACTCCTGCTCGGTCAGCTGGGCGTCGGTGGGCCGCTCGGCGGGGCCGTCCCCGTTCGCCGTGGGGCCGTCCGGCGCGTCCTCGGAGGGTGCCTGCGCCTCCGCGCCCGGCTCCTCGTAGGAAGGGAACCACGCCGGGACGCTGAAGCTGACGACGCGCACGTGTTTTCTCCTAGCCCCCGGCCGACCTGCCCTGTCGGTCGGCTCTCCCCCTATAGGACGGACGGACCGGACAGGTAGGTTCCCTGCGCGTCGTACGGCCAGGCGTTGGACTTGCAGCCGAGGAGCCCCTTGATCTGCTGCATCATCGCGGGGGCGGGCTTTCCGGGGCCCGGGCAGCTCTCGTGACCGCGGCCGAGCTCGTGTCCGACCTCGTGGTTGACGATCAGCGCCCGGTACTCCTCGGGCGTGCCGTCGAACTGCGGCGAACCCTCCTTCCAGCGCTTGAGGTTGACCACGACGGCGTGCCCCGTGCTGCAGTTGGTCTCGCCGATGAGCTCGGGCGTCTTCACGTCGCACAAGAGGTCCGTGGTCTTGGGCGTGGCGATCTTGATGGTGAAATCGACCGGCTGCCCCGCCGCGACGAGCTGGAAGCCGTACTTCGGGTCCTGGGTCCAGCCCCGCGGGTCCCCGAGGATCGCCTCGACCGAGCGGGCGGCCGACTCCGGGTCGACCCCGCTGCCGTCCTCGACCTCGACCCGCCAACGTCGCGCGGTCCCCTTGCCCTGGGCCTTGCCCGCGGTGGTGGAGGCCTTGAAGGCGCCCGGCTGGGTGGGGGTCGGGGAGCCGGTCGAGGGCGTGGGCGAGGCCGGGGGAGACGCCGCCGGCGAGGTGGACGGCTTCGGGGAGGGGGACTCCTGGCCACCCTGCGGGACGGCGTTCCCGGAGCCGTCCGCGGATTCCCCGGCCGTCGGGTCCGGCTGGGCCGCCGCCCGGCCCGCGGCGGCTTTCGCGTCGTCGTCGTCCTGGGGCAGCAGGGTGTACGCGGTCGCGGAGAGCACGACCACCGCCGCCGAGCCGAGGAGGATCGTGCGGCGCAGCCGCTTGCGCCGCTCGGCCCGGCGCTGGGCGCGCGGGCTGCTGCGGCGGGAGCGACCGTCGGAATGGCCTGCCGGCATCGTGAAGCTTCCTGTTCGTGGCGGCCCCTGCCGGAACGGCCACGATTCGGTCACCGATCCGGTGGGTGACCCTCACCGGGCCGCACCCTGTCAGTCAACGTGTCCGCCGGGGCGTCGCGTAACTGTCCTTCGGAACAGTTTCCGACACCCGTCCGGTGGGAAAGGAGGGCGGGGGTGTCGGAGCCCGCGCGGCTCGCGGAGGGTGCGGCCTGAGAGGATGGGTGCGTACCCGCCGATCCGCATCGCACACCGAGGGGCGAACGCCAGTGACAAGGGCTTCCCTGGACAAGCAGCCGCACGAAGTCGCCTCCATGTTCGACGGCATCGCGGCGAAATACGACCTCACCAACGACGTCATCTCGCTGGGTCAGGCCCGGCTGTGGCGCAAGGAGGTCGCCAAGGCGGTCGGCGCGCGTCCGGGGCACGTGGTCCTCGACCTGGCCGCCGGAACCGCCACCTCCTCGCTGCCCTTCGCCGCCACCGGCGCGTACGTCGTCCCCTGCGACTTCTCCCTGGGCATGCTCATGGAGGGCAAGAAGCGGCACGCGTGGCTGCCGCTGACCGCCGGCGACGCGACGAAGCTGCCGTTCCAGGACGACGTCTTCGACACCGTCACGATCTCCTTCGGGCTGCGCAACGTCCAGGACACCGACGCCGCCCTGCGCGAGCTGTACCGGGTGACGAAGCCCGGCGGGCAGGTCGTCATCTGCGAGTTCTCGCAGCCGACCTGGGCGCCGTTCCGCACGGTCTACATGGAGTACCTGATGCGGGCGCTGCCGCCGGTGGCCCGCACGGTGGTGTCCGACCCGGACCCGTACGTGTACCTCGCCGAGTCCATCCGCGAATGGCCCGACCAGCCGGCGCTCGCCGCCCTGCTGCAGAAGGCCGGCTGGACCGAGGTCGCCTGGCGCAACCTCAGCGGCGGCATCGTCGCGCTGCACCGGGGCATCAAGGACTGACCGCGGTGCCTGACGTCGCACGCACCGACTACGGGCCGCTGCTGGAGCGGATCGCGGCCGACATCGCCCCGCTGATCGGCAGCGGCACTCCGGCCGAGTACATCCCGGCGCTGGCCTCCGTGGACCGGCGGCAGTTCGGGATGGCCATCGCCGACCTCGACGGCAACGTCTTCGGGGTGGGCGACTGGCGGGTGCCCTTCTCCGCCCAGTCCATCACCAAGGTCTTCGCGCTCGCCCTGGCGCTGGCCGAGGGCGGCGACAGCCTGTGGGAGCGGGTCGGGCGGGAGCCCTCCGGCAACCCGTTCAACTCGCTCGTACAA comes from Streptomyces virginiae and encodes:
- the mqnC gene encoding cyclic dehypoxanthinyl futalosine synthase → MTDQAVLQSVLDRAAAGGRITKEEALDLYRHAPLHALGQAADAVRRRRYAGTEHIATYIIERNINYTNVCVTACKFCAFYAAPKDAKKGWSRDLDDILRRCAETVELGGTQIMFQGGHHPDYGVEYYEHHFSAIKKDFPQLVIHSLGASEVEHMARISGVSAEEAIQRIHAAGLDSFAGAGAELLPERPRTAIAPLKESGERWLEIMEIAHKLGVESTSTMLMGTGETNAERIEHIAMIRDTQDRTGGFRAFIPYTYQPENNRLKGRTQATIFEYLRMIAIARLFLDNIAHIQGSWLTVGKEAGQLSLHYGADDLGSIMLEENVVSSAGAKHRSNRQEIIDLIRKAGRTPAQRATTYEHLLVHDDPANDPVDERVVSHISSTAIEGGTAHPELKLISTN
- a CDS encoding imidazolonepropionase-like domain-containing protein — protein: MLTLHTAELLVIGPGSAPLTGGAVLVDGDRIARVGPYEEVAAAHPHARTRRWPGVITPGLVVRGADELLERTYYPDDPYEVTELGADPIRGAAALDALKMTEPRWGHSARRGTQRLLARGVVAVCGRFTIPAVRTAVSRSGLAILPPAAYEGLPDLDPFAGRDAAAQAFHGILEAGVPARFAAFAVADEAELLERGATTCVATVIGGRLLHRRR
- a CDS encoding helix-turn-helix domain-containing protein, producing the protein MRVVSFSVPAWFPSYEEPGAEAQAPSEDAPDGPTANGDGPAERPTDAQLTEQESAVFLCLATGASNRELAVELQLSVSTVKFHVVNIRAKLGGISRLQACLLAALAREDTRRAADAVGSCDRIGLSDGGGAAVPR
- a CDS encoding DUF3152 domain-containing protein, with product MPAGHSDGRSRRSSPRAQRRAERRKRLRRTILLGSAAVVVLSATAYTLLPQDDDDAKAAAGRAAAQPDPTAGESADGSGNAVPQGGQESPSPKPSTSPAASPPASPTPSTGSPTPTQPGAFKASTTAGKAQGKGTARRWRVEVEDGSGVDPESAARSVEAILGDPRGWTQDPKYGFQLVAAGQPVDFTIKIATPKTTDLLCDVKTPELIGETNCSTGHAVVVNLKRWKEGSPQFDGTPEEYRALIVNHEVGHELGRGHESCPGPGKPAPAMMQQIKGLLGCKSNAWPYDAQGTYLSGPSVL
- a CDS encoding demethylmenaquinone methyltransferase, with the protein product MTRASLDKQPHEVASMFDGIAAKYDLTNDVISLGQARLWRKEVAKAVGARPGHVVLDLAAGTATSSLPFAATGAYVVPCDFSLGMLMEGKKRHAWLPLTAGDATKLPFQDDVFDTVTISFGLRNVQDTDAALRELYRVTKPGGQVVICEFSQPTWAPFRTVYMEYLMRALPPVARTVVSDPDPYVYLAESIREWPDQPALAALLQKAGWTEVAWRNLSGGIVALHRGIKD